Proteins co-encoded in one Flavobacterium fluviale genomic window:
- a CDS encoding ATP-dependent nuclease has translation MKLQKLIIKNFRGLKGENNIIDFSSSNIIFLIGLNNVGKSSFLRAYEFFINSAQKANTSDFYNYDINIPIEIEGVFLKDEYDDDDDELAAASKGKGTDPDWIKKWVDENNFIRIKKIWTETNTADKFTFSPETDEWVLNGFGGMPSLFQKHSPTPILISAMETENSLEEKVNKLIQDEILKKLKDDYGEDLNELVTGVKRLQQKIADSEIVTKYNEEINEYFKKVFSDLTLKLSPKDDDNIKLEDSFKKNHSVTISKDGIDRNEVFTQYGHGVIRQALYNFLTFLKRSREGKKKEYIILYEEPELFLHPEITFKLRTSLYDLADNSPFQVICATHSPLMIDISKPHSSLVRVIKKEDETTFTYQVGDEVFRSDSDRKQRIQMINRFNPHVCESFYAKMVIIVEGDTEAIVFRDLIKRFYNDYEVYVLNSGSKNNIPFFQEIFTAFHINHCVIHDSDTRLNKNNSINSAWTLNSSIWNKIVSANQIMDGMARRYVHVENFEIAHGITSNGKDKPIRAFNFAQGLQFDSDVPCLALLKDLLGDKIILHDNNYIEQLN, from the coding sequence ATGAAACTACAAAAACTTATCATTAAAAATTTTCGAGGACTAAAAGGAGAAAATAACATCATTGACTTCTCATCCTCAAACATTATTTTTCTTATAGGACTAAATAATGTTGGTAAATCTTCTTTTCTACGTGCATATGAATTTTTTATTAACTCTGCTCAAAAAGCAAATACCTCAGATTTCTACAATTATGACATCAATATACCTATTGAGATAGAAGGTGTCTTTCTAAAAGATGAATATGACGATGATGATGACGAATTAGCAGCTGCTTCTAAAGGCAAAGGCACAGATCCAGACTGGATTAAAAAATGGGTTGATGAAAATAATTTTATTCGAATAAAAAAAATCTGGACAGAAACTAATACTGCAGATAAATTCACATTTTCTCCTGAAACTGACGAATGGGTGCTAAACGGTTTTGGCGGAATGCCTTCACTATTCCAAAAACATTCTCCAACACCTATTTTAATAAGTGCAATGGAAACTGAAAACAGTCTTGAAGAAAAAGTTAATAAATTAATTCAAGATGAAATTCTGAAAAAATTAAAAGACGACTATGGCGAAGACTTAAATGAGCTGGTCACTGGCGTTAAAAGGTTGCAACAAAAAATAGCAGATTCAGAAATTGTTACTAAATACAACGAGGAAATAAATGAATATTTTAAAAAGGTATTTTCAGATCTCACTTTAAAACTTTCACCTAAAGATGATGATAATATAAAACTGGAAGATTCATTTAAAAAAAATCACAGTGTTACAATTAGTAAAGATGGAATTGATAGAAATGAGGTTTTTACACAATACGGACACGGTGTAATTCGTCAGGCATTATATAATTTTTTAACTTTCCTAAAAAGATCTCGTGAAGGAAAAAAGAAAGAATATATTATCTTATATGAAGAGCCTGAATTATTCTTACATCCTGAAATTACTTTTAAATTGAGAACAAGTCTATATGATCTAGCTGACAACTCTCCATTTCAAGTTATATGCGCGACTCACTCACCTCTTATGATTGACATTTCTAAACCACACTCCTCATTAGTAAGAGTAATTAAAAAAGAGGACGAAACAACATTTACTTACCAAGTGGGAGATGAAGTTTTTAGAAGTGATTCAGATCGGAAGCAACGTATTCAAATGATAAATAGATTCAATCCCCATGTATGTGAATCATTTTATGCGAAAATGGTAATTATTGTTGAAGGAGATACTGAAGCTATAGTTTTCAGGGATTTAATTAAACGCTTCTATAACGACTACGAAGTTTACGTTCTAAACTCAGGTTCAAAAAACAACATACCATTTTTCCAAGAGATTTTTACGGCATTCCATATAAACCACTGTGTAATACATGATTCAGATACACGATTAAACAAAAATAATTCAATTAATAGTGCCTGGACTTTAAATAGTTCTATCTGGAACAAGATCGTTTCCGCAAATCAAATTATGGACGGAATGGCTAGACGATATGTTCATGTGGAAAACTTTGAAATCGCACATGGAATTACTTCAAATGGTAAAGACAAACCTATAAGAGCATTTAACTTCGCTCAAGGTTTACAGTTTGATTCCGATGTACCTTGCCTCGCTTTACTAAAAGATCTTTTAGGGGATAAAATTATACTCCATGACAATAATTACATTGAGCAGTTAAATTAG
- a CDS encoding serine hydrolase domain-containing protein, producing MQMIFLKKTKIPQILFSILVLSSCGKDKNKQTANTPAVEDTLPKMKPLGPEKKISQAYKNSVTGRINHFYNKNWPNNSMNGSFLVAKNGQIIFEKYNGFANKNEGTKITPDTPVQIASVSKVLTATAILKLVNAGKIDLDQKVNTILKTFPYEDCTIRMLLSHRTGMRNYAYFTDRDKSVWDRHNQLTNKDILDILATKNIGLESRTGTRFSYCNTNYAMLALIIEKVVGLSFKEAMAEMIFKPLGMTHTYVFDDDKDRKKIVPSYKGNGVEIGFDYLDNVYGDKNVFSTARDLLKFDRARQSPDFLKPALLKQVYTGYSNERKGTKNYGLGIRMINWETGQNFYFHNGWWHGNTSSYITLKKEGVTIIALSNKMTRNTYAVRKLAPIFGDYPFNFKDEE from the coding sequence ATGCAAATGATTTTCCTTAAAAAAACAAAGATACCACAAATACTTTTCTCAATCCTAGTTTTGAGTTCATGTGGCAAAGACAAAAATAAACAAACCGCTAATACCCCTGCAGTCGAAGATACATTACCTAAAATGAAACCGTTAGGTCCTGAAAAGAAAATTTCACAGGCTTATAAAAATTCGGTTACTGGCAGAATTAACCATTTCTATAATAAAAACTGGCCGAATAATTCGATGAACGGAAGTTTTTTAGTCGCTAAAAACGGACAGATTATTTTTGAAAAATACAACGGATTTGCCAATAAAAATGAAGGTACTAAAATAACTCCAGATACACCTGTACAGATTGCCTCAGTAAGTAAAGTTTTAACAGCAACGGCGATTTTAAAATTGGTAAATGCAGGCAAAATTGACTTAGACCAAAAGGTAAATACGATTTTAAAAACATTTCCATACGAAGACTGTACGATCAGAATGCTTTTGAGCCACCGTACAGGAATGCGTAATTATGCTTATTTTACAGACCGTGACAAATCGGTTTGGGACAGACATAACCAATTAACTAACAAAGATATCCTGGATATTTTGGCCACTAAAAATATTGGTTTGGAATCTAGAACTGGAACTCGTTTTAGTTATTGCAACACCAATTATGCTATGCTGGCACTTATTATCGAGAAAGTTGTTGGTTTGAGTTTCAAAGAAGCAATGGCTGAGATGATTTTCAAACCTTTAGGAATGACTCACACCTATGTTTTTGACGATGATAAGGACAGAAAAAAAATTGTTCCATCATACAAAGGGAATGGTGTAGAAATTGGTTTTGACTATTTAGACAATGTGTATGGAGATAAAAATGTTTTCTCAACGGCAAGAGACCTTTTAAAATTTGACCGCGCGAGACAATCACCAGATTTTTTAAAACCTGCATTATTGAAACAAGTTTACACTGGTTACAGTAACGAGCGCAAAGGCACTAAAAACTACGGTCTTGGAATTCGAATGATTAACTGGGAAACTGGGCAGAATTTTTACTTCCATAACGGATGGTGGCATGGTAATACCTCATCTTATATCACTTTAAAGAAAGAAGGAGTTACCATAATTGCACTTTCTAATAAAATGACAAGAAATACTTATGCTGTTCGAAAACTAGCGCCAATTTTCGGAGATTACCCATTTAATTTTAAAGACGAAGAATAA
- a CDS encoding Rid family hydrolase, protein MLNVKKELGTLSMPWEKEYGYAQAVKNGDTLWISGQLGHDTEGNLAEGMENQFEKTYDNIRTLLNNFGMNEDDIVEEVIYVTDMAAAFQARKKIGKDFYPDPQRVASSIVGVTELALPGQMVEVKIVAKK, encoded by the coding sequence ATGCTAAACGTGAAAAAAGAATTGGGAACATTAAGTATGCCATGGGAAAAAGAATATGGTTATGCTCAAGCAGTAAAGAATGGAGACACTCTTTGGATTTCTGGACAATTGGGTCACGATACTGAAGGAAATCTTGCTGAGGGAATGGAAAATCAGTTCGAGAAAACTTATGACAACATTAGAACTTTGTTGAATAATTTTGGCATGAATGAGGATGACATTGTAGAAGAAGTTATCTATGTAACTGACATGGCAGCTGCATTTCAGGCAAGAAAAAAAATAGGGAAAGACTTTTATCCAGATCCACAGAGAGTTGCCAGCAGCATTGTTGGAGTAACTGAACTTGCTTTACCGGGACAAATGGTAGAAGTAAAAATTGTTGCAAAAAAATAA